CTCGTAAATCCCATTCCGCGACGCCGTGGAGACCGACTTGTTTGAGCAGCGCCGCCCGCATGCGGCGGAGGGATTTATCTGTTGGGTGGTGTTCGATGAGCGAACAGAGGCAGGACATGGCATCGTACCAAAACCCGTTATGTGCATTCTCACTGACGCTGTGTGTCGTGCAGGTGAGATCCGGCCCTGCCTCCACCAGGCAGGCGTTGAACTCACAGCGCTCAATGACGCCGCCGGCGACGATATCTTGAGATGGAGAGTCGGGATTGCGGACAACGGACACATACCAGCGGTATTGCACGTCCGGTTCAAGGGAGAGCCCCAGCTCTTTCAGATTGATCGCCTGGATGCCGGCGGCTTTCGGAGAAGGCAGGGGAGCTTCGTAGACGGGTTGAATCTGGCGATTGTCAACCAGGGTGAACCGTACAGTATAGGCGGTCGGCTTGGAGAGGAACCAATTCAAGACGGGTGTCCGGCTGATGGTTAGTCCGACATGATCCGGGACAAGGGCCTGAATCTCCGGATCGCTCCCTTCCGTTCCGCGAAGGGAGCCTCCAACGCGTGCACGGGGAACCAGTTTGGGGGGCGGCGTATAGATTGGTATGGAGGCATCGGAGCCGCTCTCGGAGGGGATTTCAGCGGGGAGATCGGCCGTCTGTCCGAACGAGGGAGAGAACGATAGGATGAGACCGGCACACAGCGCTCGCATCAAATATGGCAATGTGCGCCGCACAAGAGGCCTTGTTGCTCCACCGTCTGAATGACTCTCCATCGCGAATACCGTAGCATAAAATGGTTTCATATTTATAGCCAATTGTTCAGCAAGAGGAATGCCGCCCAGTACGCCGGGTGGGCATACACGCGGTCCTTCAGCAGATGGCGCTGGGCTCGCTGCAGGGCCTCGGCCTTTGAGGCCGAAGGATTGTTGAGCTGCCGGTAGAATTCCGCAATGAGGGCGGTGGAGGCTTCGTCATTGATGAACCAGAGGGACGCCAGCGCGCTACGGGCTCCGGCTTTGATCGCCACGCCGGCGAGGCCCAAGGCGGCACGGTCGTCGCCGATGCCGGTTTGGCAGGCGCTCAGGGTTAGCAGTTCGAGCGGGTCTTGCCGGAAGCGCAGGAGCCCAACCAGGCGGTCCAACTGTGTCATGGTCAGTTTGCCGTCGTAAGTGAGCAGAAACGAGTCCGCAGGTTCAGGGGAAAAGTGTCCGTGGGTGGCAATGTGCAGCA
The Nitrospira sp. genome window above contains:
- a CDS encoding DUF928 domain-containing protein, whose translation is MRRTLPYLMRALCAGLILSFSPSFGQTADLPAEIPSESGSDASIPIYTPPPKLVPRARVGGSLRGTEGSDPEIQALVPDHVGLTISRTPVLNWFLSKPTAYTVRFTLVDNRQIQPVYEAPLPSPKAAGIQAINLKELGLSLEPDVQYRWYVSVVRNPDSPSQDIVAGGVIERCEFNACLVEAGPDLTCTTHSVSENAHNGFWYDAMSCLCSLIEHHPTDKSLRRMRAALLKQVGLHGVAEWDLRALSSHPR